A single region of the Triplophysa dalaica isolate WHDGS20190420 chromosome 15, ASM1584641v1, whole genome shotgun sequence genome encodes:
- the LOC130436558 gene encoding uncharacterized protein LOC130436558, with the protein MMSPCRQNRQPQGPQAWLAGCVGPMEPPRDAPKRTVRLDGRRVTAVLDSSSKFFGPAKGEDGYPHYLCSRDTRSVPARRVTITAGSWPLEVGIIQDLPVPVLLGRDWPGFERLLTQAVQPVSTQRRSQRRPVITKGPPRRIAMLATESEREGESENRVNNLFSDLYHQVNIGGSFGREQREDDRLRHSWSQVRMVDGEVRQNPPHPLPYFTVQSGLLYCVAQRRGEEKQLLVVPKSKVNPILELAHTHPFSGTLRIGQYRSAHQGPISLARLRRRYEAVLPKLPHLSGNFASKPPPVRLFLCP; encoded by the coding sequence ATGATGAGCCCATGCCGACAGAACCGGCAACCCCAGGGCCCTCAGGCATGGCTAGCCGGATGTGTGGGGCCAATGGAACCGCCCCGGGATGCACCAAAGAGGACGGTCCGTTTGGATGGAAGAAGGGTCACAGCAGTGTTGGACTCTAGTTCAAAGTTCTTTGGTCCAGCCAAAGGGGAAGATGGTTATCCCCATTACCTGTGTTCACGGGATACTCGCAGCGTCCCAGCCCGACGGGTGACTATAACAGCCGGATCCTGGCCCTTGGAGGTCGGGATAATTCAGGACTTACCCGTTCCGGTTCTGCTTGGAAGAGACTGGCCAGGTTTCGAAAGGCTGTTGACTCAAGCAGTGCAACCAGTGAGCACGCAGAGACGAAGCCAACGCCGGCCAGTGATAACCAAGGGGCCACCAAGACGTATTGCGATGTTAGCCACCGAGAGCGAGCGGGAGGGTGAGTCAGAGAATCGTGTCAATAACCTGTTCTCCGATTTGTACCATCAGGTAAACATAGGAGGGTCGTTTGGAAGAGAACAAAGGGAAGACGACCGGTTAAGACACAGCTGGTCCCAAGTCCGGATGGTGGACGGAGAAGTCCGCCAGAACCCACCTCACCCACTTCCATACTTCACGGTACAAAGCGGTCTGCTCTACTGTGTCGCACAAAGGAGGGGGGAGGAAAAACAGCTCCTGGTAGTCCCAAAATCCAAGGTGAACCCCATACTGGAATTGGCCCATACCCACCCCTTTAGCGGGACACTTAGGATCGGTCAATACCGCTCAGCGCATCAGGGACCGATTTCATTGGCCAGGCTTAGACGGAGATATGAAGCGGTTTTGCCAAAGTTGCCCCACCTGTCGGGTAACTTTGCAAGTAAACCTCCCCCAGTCCGCTTATTCCTTTGCCCATAA